A genomic region of Palaemon carinicauda isolate YSFRI2023 chromosome 22, ASM3689809v2, whole genome shotgun sequence contains the following coding sequences:
- the LOC137616291 gene encoding uncharacterized protein, with translation MFHSHMFYGHRNAALEIQDCTPWVAPDDAEGSDVDEGPLDVNSDDDDPTDVPDAGLTQEDAFDPSISGARKVNVVPQEMPVEEEAEVEHKRSVLMNGKRTTLISSPCQTSFIHSRTF, from the exons atg tTTCACAGCCATatgttttatgggcatcgcaatgcTGCATTGGAGATTCAGGATTGTACACCATGGGTAGCCCCTGACGATGCCGAAGGAAGTGATGTGGACGAGGGCCCTTTGGACGTtaacagtgatgacgacgaccctaccGATGTTCCTGACGcaggccttactcaggaggatgcctttgaccctTCTATCTCTggag ctcgcaaggtcaatgttgtccctcaggagatgcctgtggaagaggaagctgAGGTTGAGCATAAGAGGTCTGTGCTGATGAATGGAAAAAGGACGACATTGATATCTAGTCCCTGCcaaacttcattcatccacagccggactttttga